In Chloroflexota bacterium, one DNA window encodes the following:
- a CDS encoding acyl-CoA carboxylase subunit beta — protein sequence MTTTAEKIAELRRRREQAATTDPKAAEKQHARGKLTARERIERLLDPDSFVELDALAVHRSTAFGLEHKRILGDGVITGHGTIDGRQVCVFSQDFTVLGGSLGEVFAEKIVKVMDLAMRMGVPLIGINDSGGARIQEGVVALGGYAEIFYRNVVASGVIPQLSIIAGPCAGGAVYSPAMTDFILMVKGTSQMFITGPDVIKTVTGEEVTQEQLGGAMTHNSKSGVAHFAADDEDECFEQLRTLLSFLPLNNMDDAPISEPTDDPNRMDDALQSIIPDQPKKPYDMKAVIELIVDDGFFFEVQPHYAPNLVIGFARLDGMPVGIVGNQPAALAGTLDIDSSVKGARFVRFCDAFNIPLITFVDVPGFLPGTHQEYGGIIRHGAKLLYAYCEATVPKLTVITRKAYGGAYDVMASKHIRADFNFAWPTAEIAVMGASGAVSIIFRKEIAESTDPVATNAELIHNYEERFANPYIAAERGYIDSVIEPRETRPALIKALHLSRTKRQSLPPRKHGNMPL from the coding sequence ATGACGACAACAGCAGAAAAAATCGCTGAGTTGCGGCGACGGCGTGAACAAGCAGCAACCACCGATCCCAAGGCCGCCGAAAAGCAACATGCCCGTGGCAAATTGACCGCGCGTGAGCGGATCGAACGCTTGCTTGACCCCGATTCGTTTGTCGAACTCGATGCCTTGGCCGTTCACCGCTCAACCGCTTTTGGCTTAGAGCACAAACGGATTCTTGGCGATGGCGTAATTACTGGCCATGGCACGATTGATGGTCGCCAAGTTTGTGTGTTTTCACAAGATTTCACCGTGCTTGGTGGTTCGTTGGGCGAAGTATTTGCCGAAAAAATCGTCAAAGTGATGGATTTGGCGATGCGTATGGGCGTGCCGCTGATTGGCATCAACGATAGTGGCGGCGCTCGCATTCAAGAGGGCGTGGTGGCGCTGGGTGGTTACGCCGAAATTTTCTATCGCAACGTCGTGGCTTCGGGCGTAATTCCCCAACTTTCGATTATTGCTGGGCCATGTGCTGGCGGTGCGGTCTACTCACCTGCCATGACCGACTTCATTCTCATGGTCAAAGGCACATCGCAAATGTTTATCACCGGACCAGATGTGATTAAAACCGTGACTGGCGAGGAAGTGACCCAAGAACAATTGGGCGGTGCGATGACCCACAACAGCAAATCGGGCGTGGCGCATTTTGCTGCCGACGATGAGGATGAATGTTTCGAGCAATTGCGCACGCTGCTTTCGTTCCTGCCGCTGAATAATATGGATGATGCGCCGATCAGCGAGCCAACCGACGATCCCAACCGTATGGATGATGCCTTGCAAAGCATTATTCCCGATCAGCCCAAAAAGCCCTACGATATGAAAGCCGTGATCGAATTGATCGTTGATGATGGCTTTTTCTTCGAAGTTCAGCCGCATTATGCTCCCAATTTGGTAATTGGTTTTGCGCGGCTTGATGGCATGCCGGTGGGCATTGTGGGCAATCAGCCTGCCGCCTTGGCCGGAACTTTAGATATTGATTCATCGGTGAAGGGTGCACGCTTTGTGCGTTTCTGCGATGCCTTCAATATTCCGTTGATCACCTTTGTTGATGTCCCAGGTTTCTTGCCAGGCACGCATCAGGAGTATGGTGGCATTATTCGCCACGGCGCAAAATTGCTGTATGCCTATTGTGAAGCGACTGTACCAAAACTAACCGTAATCACGCGCAAGGCCTATGGTGGAGCCTACGACGTGATGGCCTCGAAGCATATTCGCGCCGATTTCAACTTTGCTTGGCCCACCGCCGAAATCGCCGTGATGGGCGCAAGCGGCGCGGTGTCGATCATCTTCCGCAAAGAAATTGCTGAATCGACTGATCCTGTGGCAACCAACGCTGAACTGATTCACAATTACGAAGAGCGTTTTGCCAACCCCTATATTGCTGCCGAACGTGGCTATATTGATTCAGTGATCGAGCCACGCGAAACCCGCCCAGCCTTGATCAAAGCGCTGCATTTATCGCGTACCAAACGCCAAAGCCTGCCACCACGCAAACATGGCAATATGCCGTTGTAA
- the purD gene encoding phosphoribosylamine--glycine ligase has protein sequence MRVLLVGAGGREHALAWKIAQSPLCEHLWIVPGNPGTATLGTNVDLAADDAAGIVGLATREQIDLVVVGPEAPLVAGLGEVCEAVDLAMFGPSSEAAQLEGSKAFAKMIMLEAGVPTAAAHTFDDSAAAIAFVEADQQAWVVKADGLAAGKGVIVPEDGDVAATISAIRELAATNAGTRLVLEEKLTGPEVSLLALCDGERAIPLITAQDHKRIGDNDTGGNTGGMGSYAPAPILPYAEAQALVDVIFTPVLRTMAARQIPYRGVLYAGLMLTSNGVKVIEFNARFGDPETQALLPLLKSDLLELLHKVATSNLADVTIEWHDGAAVCVVLSAAGYPAKPRTGDVITGLDRLPSDVLAFQAGTATNAQGELVTAGGRVLGITAVAPTLREARDKAYAATALVEFAGKYQRSDIAARGLAE, from the coding sequence ATGCGAGTATTACTTGTTGGAGCCGGCGGGCGTGAACATGCCCTAGCATGGAAAATCGCCCAATCGCCATTATGCGAACACCTGTGGATCGTCCCTGGCAATCCCGGCACGGCAACGCTTGGTACAAACGTCGATTTAGCCGCAGACGATGCTGCTGGCATTGTGGGTTTAGCCACCCGCGAACAGATAGATTTGGTGGTTGTCGGGCCAGAAGCGCCCTTGGTTGCAGGCTTAGGCGAGGTCTGCGAGGCTGTTGATTTGGCCATGTTTGGGCCTTCGTCTGAGGCCGCCCAACTTGAGGGCAGCAAAGCCTTTGCCAAAATGATTATGCTTGAGGCGGGCGTGCCAACCGCAGCTGCCCATACCTTTGATGACTCCGCCGCTGCGATCGCCTTTGTTGAAGCCGATCAACAGGCTTGGGTGGTTAAAGCTGATGGTTTGGCCGCTGGCAAGGGTGTGATCGTGCCCGAAGATGGCGATGTTGCCGCCACGATCAGCGCCATTCGCGAATTGGCCGCGACCAATGCTGGCACGCGCTTGGTGCTCGAAGAAAAATTGACTGGCCCCGAAGTTTCGTTATTAGCCTTATGCGATGGCGAACGGGCGATTCCGCTGATCACCGCCCAAGACCACAAGCGTATCGGCGATAACGACACTGGCGGTAATACCGGCGGCATGGGATCATATGCGCCAGCCCCAATTTTGCCCTATGCCGAAGCGCAAGCCTTGGTTGATGTGATTTTCACGCCAGTGCTGCGCACCATGGCCGCTCGCCAAATTCCCTATCGTGGGGTGTTGTATGCGGGCTTGATGCTCACGTCCAACGGCGTAAAAGTTATCGAATTTAATGCCCGTTTTGGTGACCCCGAAACTCAAGCTTTGCTGCCCTTACTCAAAAGCGATTTGCTCGAACTGCTGCACAAGGTTGCCACCAGCAATTTGGCCGATGTCACAATCGAATGGCACGACGGCGCGGCGGTATGTGTAGTGCTGTCAGCGGCAGGCTACCCCGCCAAACCCCGCACTGGCGACGTAATCACCGGTTTAGATCGCTTGCCTAGCGATGTGTTGGCGTTCCAAGCGGGCACGGCAACCAATGCTCAAGGTGAGTTGGTGACCGCAGGCGGGCGGGTTTTGGGCATCACCGCAGTTGCGCCAACATTGCGCGAAGCCCGCGATAAAGCCTACGCAGCAACAGCATTAGTCGAATTTGCAGGCAAATATCAACGCAGCGATATCGCCGCACGGGGGTTAGCAGAATGA
- a CDS encoding TetR/AcrR family transcriptional regulator — protein MAANQPSDHASPVVRPLKERQREQREAMILAAAHTVFIAKGYHDASIDEIAGQVGISKGAIYQHFASKEDLVEALIAQQISDFLGILDRLLAETTSVCTRLEHILSHAYGGLQGKHSGVLLELHHRIGLPNAVIEKRPQLQSRVEQAMSRLSRLFDEGKVTGELNSSIPTPIMVATFIGLLSLRGYEQLIASAQFSPADLIPHISQIFFRGIVAPTGS, from the coding sequence ATGGCAGCGAATCAACCAAGCGATCATGCTAGTCCGGTGGTACGTCCATTGAAAGAACGCCAGCGTGAGCAACGCGAGGCCATGATTTTGGCCGCAGCCCATACGGTGTTCATTGCCAAGGGCTATCACGACGCTTCGATTGACGAGATTGCAGGCCAAGTTGGCATCTCCAAAGGCGCGATCTATCAACATTTTGCCAGTAAAGAGGATTTAGTTGAGGCCTTGATTGCCCAACAGATCAGCGATTTTCTGGGCATCTTGGATCGCTTGCTCGCAGAAACAACTTCGGTTTGCACTCGGCTTGAACATATTCTGTCCCACGCTTATGGTGGCTTGCAGGGCAAACACAGCGGTGTGCTGCTCGAATTGCACCATCGAATCGGCTTACCCAATGCCGTGATTGAAAAACGTCCTCAGCTTCAATCGCGAGTTGAACAAGCCATGAGCCGCCTCAGTCGCTTATTTGATGAGGGCAAAGTGACTGGCGAACTCAATTCATCCATTCCAACACCAATTATGGTGGCCACATTTATTGGTTTATTGTCGTTGCGTGGTTACGAGCAATTAATCGCGAGCGCCCAATTCAGCCCTGCCGACTTGATTCCCCATATTAGCCAGATCTTCTTTCGCGGCATTGTCGCACCAACTGGAAGTTAA
- a CDS encoding phosphoribosylglycinamide formyltransferase, with amino-acid sequence MMRLAVMVSGSGSNLQALIDAQKAQQLNATINVVICDQPKAQAISRTLAARIPVICVPLAKKASREQWAAQISELLAAFKPDLVVMAGWMRVMPASFVERWTPNIINQHPALLPHDGGECYTLSDGRQIPAIRGAHAVRDALALGVPVTGCTVHQITPIVDVGPVLAQVEVVVLPDDDQASLHERIKQAERRILVEVINNLAQTVA; translated from the coding sequence ATGATGCGGCTTGCCGTGATGGTATCGGGCAGTGGCTCCAATTTGCAAGCCTTGATCGATGCCCAAAAAGCTCAGCAGCTTAACGCCACAATCAATGTGGTGATTTGTGACCAACCCAAAGCCCAAGCAATCAGCCGCACCTTGGCGGCCCGCATTCCAGTCATTTGCGTGCCATTGGCCAAAAAAGCCAGCCGCGAGCAATGGGCCGCCCAAATTAGCGAATTACTGGCAGCCTTCAAGCCCGACTTAGTTGTGATGGCGGGCTGGATGCGGGTGATGCCGGCCTCGTTTGTTGAGCGCTGGACCCCGAATATTATCAATCAGCACCCAGCTTTGTTGCCCCACGATGGCGGCGAATGTTATACCCTCAGCGATGGCCGCCAAATTCCGGCGATTCGCGGGGCGCATGCTGTGCGCGATGCCTTGGCGCTAGGCGTGCCAGTTACTGGTTGCACTGTGCATCAAATTACGCCAATCGTTGATGTTGGCCCCGTTTTGGCGCAAGTTGAAGTTGTGGTCTTGCCCGACGATGATCAAGCCAGTTTGCACGAACGAATCAAACAAGCTGAACGACGGATTTTAGTTGAAGTAATTAACAATTTAGCCCAAACAGTTGCCTAA
- a CDS encoding tetratricopeptide repeat protein, which yields MGIPRHIPLPVTPLLGRIQEMAQLEQLLPDPTIRLVTLVGPGGAGKTRLALEAGRTVCEQFADGALFVSLAHVYDVDLVLPTLAQAFNLSRLGNQSLLASVGAWLADQELLLILDNLEQVIDVAALLVQLLALAPKLTLLVTSREVLNVQGEYRLPVPPLSLPPSSQPMAIEQLSEFSATRLFIERAKAARPHIPLNANDAQSIATICQRLDGLPLAIELVAAYTKVFTPQELLTRFSYSLDVPVGGARDLPNRQQTLRQCIDWSYQRLTPEEQTVFCYLSVLVSSWTMAAVEQICAGQANVVATVLALVNKSLVVEQTTHDGQTRFTMLQTIAEFAREQAVLREDFQTICQHHASYYLQMVAQAAPHLRDQQQALWLRQLDAEQGNIYAALQWTLDHAVVESIELFPSINLWITYRRRHGDVWWIERMLEASSNIRSGARVETLSTAGWFILNQGLFAQAETIFEQALSLARDLQIPMSIGLALHGVGEIAYHRGDYAQAITLYEESVQIFEQLDDHNELAWSLDHLGRACIQQGQWKRAALLFARAHQLFARLGHLWGDAFALNHCGIVAAAQQDYDQAQHFIEASIAIAEQLHDPWHRAEGLHQLGLIALARQQHDQALTALYESFSLRRQHQLLPMIASSLEALARVAQAQHHWSWAVQLSSRADSLRLQSGEPMPATEQRIQQHVLDEAKKLLGEPQYQHDWEQGQQLELDMVTLRQPTPQTPTPLLTKREHELLTLIAQGKSNSEIALELVLSPFTVNNHLRAIYRKLGVSTRSAAAYIARERGLLESLEQRV from the coding sequence AGGCCGCACAGTCTGCGAGCAATTTGCCGATGGCGCGTTATTTGTCAGTTTGGCCCATGTCTATGATGTTGATCTGGTGCTACCAACCCTGGCCCAAGCCTTCAACCTCAGTCGGCTGGGCAATCAATCGCTCTTGGCCAGCGTTGGGGCGTGGCTAGCCGACCAAGAATTATTGCTGATTTTAGATAATTTGGAGCAGGTGATCGATGTTGCAGCTCTCTTGGTGCAGCTTTTAGCCTTGGCTCCCAAATTAACGTTGTTGGTCACCAGCCGCGAAGTATTAAATGTGCAAGGCGAATATCGCTTGCCAGTGCCGCCGCTCAGTTTGCCACCAAGCAGCCAACCCATGGCAATCGAGCAATTAAGTGAATTTAGCGCAACCCGCTTATTTATTGAACGAGCCAAAGCTGCCCGCCCCCACATTCCGCTGAATGCCAATGATGCCCAAAGTATCGCCACGATTTGTCAACGTCTCGATGGCTTGCCCTTGGCGATTGAGTTGGTTGCGGCCTATACCAAGGTTTTTACCCCACAAGAGTTATTAACCCGCTTCAGTTATAGCCTCGATGTACCTGTTGGCGGCGCACGCGATTTGCCCAACCGCCAGCAAACGTTGCGCCAATGCATCGATTGGAGCTACCAACGCTTGACCCCTGAGGAACAAACGGTTTTTTGCTATCTCAGCGTACTGGTCAGTAGTTGGACAATGGCCGCCGTTGAGCAGATTTGTGCAGGTCAGGCCAATGTGGTGGCAACCGTTTTGGCCTTAGTTAATAAAAGTTTGGTAGTCGAGCAAACGACCCACGATGGCCAAACTCGCTTTACCATGTTGCAAACCATTGCTGAATTTGCCCGTGAACAAGCTGTACTGCGCGAGGATTTCCAAACAATCTGTCAACACCATGCCAGCTATTATTTGCAGATGGTTGCCCAAGCCGCACCGCATTTGCGCGATCAGCAACAAGCGCTTTGGTTACGCCAACTTGATGCCGAGCAGGGCAATATTTACGCTGCTTTACAATGGACGCTTGATCATGCTGTGGTTGAATCGATTGAACTCTTTCCATCAATTAATCTGTGGATCACCTATCGTCGTCGTCATGGCGATGTTTGGTGGATCGAGCGCATGCTTGAGGCTAGCAGCAACATCCGCTCAGGCGCACGGGTCGAAACGCTTTCCACGGCGGGCTGGTTTATTCTCAATCAAGGCTTATTTGCCCAAGCTGAAACAATTTTCGAGCAAGCGTTGAGCCTCGCCCGCGATTTGCAAATTCCTATGAGCATTGGCTTGGCGCTGCATGGCGTTGGCGAAATTGCCTATCATCGCGGCGATTATGCCCAAGCAATCACGCTCTACGAGGAAAGTGTGCAAATTTTCGAGCAGCTTGATGATCATAATGAATTGGCTTGGTCGCTTGATCATTTGGGGCGGGCTTGTATTCAGCAAGGCCAATGGAAACGCGCTGCGCTGTTGTTTGCTCGTGCTCATCAGCTTTTTGCCCGCTTGGGTCATTTGTGGGGCGATGCCTTTGCGCTCAATCATTGTGGCATCGTCGCCGCCGCCCAACAAGATTACGATCAAGCTCAGCATTTTATCGAGGCCAGCATTGCCATCGCTGAGCAATTGCACGACCCATGGCATCGTGCCGAGGGCTTGCACCAATTAGGTTTGATTGCCCTAGCACGCCAGCAGCACGATCAAGCATTAACTGCCTTGTACGAAAGCTTCAGTCTGCGCCGCCAACACCAACTCTTACCGATGATCGCGAGTTCTCTCGAAGCCTTGGCCCGCGTCGCCCAAGCCCAACACCATTGGTCGTGGGCGGTGCAATTGAGTAGTCGTGCTGATAGTTTACGCTTGCAAAGTGGCGAGCCAATGCCAGCCACCGAACAGCGCATTCAACAACATGTCTTGGATGAAGCCAAAAAATTGTTGGGCGAGCCGCAATATCAACACGATTGGGAGCAAGGCCAACAGCTAGAATTGGATATGGTAACGTTACGCCAACCAACCCCGCAAACCCCAACCCCGCTGTTGACCAAACGCGAACATGAATTATTGACCTTGATTGCCCAAGGCAAAAGCAATAGCGAAATTGCCCTAGAATTGGTACTTAGCCCATTTACCGTCAACAATCATTTGCGGGCAATTTATCGTAAATTGGGCGTTTCGACGCGGAGTGCAGCGGCCTATATTGCCCGCGAACGTGGCTTGCTCGAAAGCCTCGAACAGCGTGTTTAG
- a CDS encoding cytochrome P450, with amino-acid sequence MTQSQAHIYADDPTAQIFQPDAIENPYPLFAQMRAKAAVLAVPSPYEFVKADAWLVTRYAEAVQVLKDSRFTVDATILNPEAGVFGQTASEGAEDRSFLGAKSMVSADGAEHSRLRSLVAKAFTPRYIEQLRPRIQELADELLDQVQAQGTMDLVQDYAYPLPINVISEMLGVPAHERDQMRQWSDALTSHSPESQGQLREFAMYVQKLITDKRRKPQADLISKLVELEATGDALSESELLATAGLLIFAGHETTSNLISIGSLMLLDHPEQRARLQADPSLIPTAVEELLRFNGPIFSPAPRFALEDVEIAGQPIRRGDLVLVALGSANHDQSVFNDPESLDVAREISRQLAFGHGVHFCLGAPLARLEAEIAFTSLLKRMPNLQLAVPREHIQWRDNVNLRGLKALPVIF; translated from the coding sequence ATGACACAATCACAAGCGCACATATATGCCGATGATCCAACGGCCCAAATTTTTCAGCCCGACGCAATTGAAAATCCTTATCCATTGTTTGCTCAAATGCGGGCCAAAGCCGCAGTTCTGGCAGTTCCCTCGCCCTATGAATTTGTCAAAGCTGATGCTTGGCTGGTAACCCGCTATGCCGAAGCAGTGCAAGTATTAAAGGATAGCCGCTTCACAGTCGATGCGACAATCCTCAACCCTGAGGCTGGCGTATTTGGTCAAACTGCCTCGGAAGGAGCTGAAGATCGCAGCTTCTTGGGCGCAAAATCGATGGTTAGCGCCGATGGAGCCGAGCATTCGCGCTTGCGTAGTTTGGTGGCCAAAGCCTTTACCCCGCGCTATATCGAACAGCTGCGCCCACGCATCCAAGAGCTTGCCGACGAATTGCTTGATCAGGTTCAGGCTCAAGGCACGATGGATTTGGTGCAAGATTATGCCTATCCTTTGCCAATTAATGTAATCTCCGAAATGCTGGGCGTACCAGCTCATGAACGCGACCAGATGCGCCAGTGGTCGGATGCATTGACCAGCCATAGCCCCGAAAGCCAAGGCCAGTTGCGCGAATTTGCCATGTATGTGCAAAAACTGATCACTGATAAACGCCGCAAGCCGCAAGCCGATCTGATTAGCAAATTGGTCGAGTTAGAAGCGACTGGCGATGCCCTCAGCGAATCAGAATTATTGGCAACCGCAGGCTTGTTAATTTTTGCAGGCCACGAAACCACCTCGAATTTAATCAGCATTGGCTCGTTGATGTTGCTTGATCATCCTGAGCAACGCGCTCGCTTGCAAGCCGATCCAAGCCTCATTCCAACAGCTGTTGAAGAATTATTGCGCTTCAATGGGCCGATCTTCAGCCCTGCCCCACGTTTTGCACTCGAAGATGTGGAAATTGCTGGGCAGCCGATTCGCCGTGGCGATTTGGTGTTGGTGGCGCTTGGCTCGGCCAATCACGATCAAAGCGTTTTCAATGATCCTGAATCGTTGGATGTGGCACGTGAAATTAGCCGCCAACTCGCTTTTGGCCATGGCGTGCACTTCTGTTTGGGTGCGCCGCTCGCTCGCTTAGAAGCTGAAATCGCTTTCACCAGCTTATTGAAACGCATGCCCAACTTACAGCTAGCCGTACCACGCGAACACATCCAATGGCGCGATAACGTGAATTTACGGGGTCTCAAAGCCCTCCCTGTGATCTTCTAG
- a CDS encoding SDR family oxidoreductase, whose amino-acid sequence MRLHDNVVIITGAASGMGLAMATRFAAEGAKLVLGDWNAQRLEAAVATIQASGAAVVGAQGNIADQATAEALVDLAISTYGQLDVLCNNAGVMDSMQGVAEVSDDMWRRVLGINLEGPMFTSRRALKYMLERGSGVIVNVASTAGIHGGSAGAAYTASKHALVGLTRNTAWIYAKRNIRCNAICPGGTITNIVESMDRNAITPADAARVGEFTALAPAYLEPSDIANLALFLASDESRHINGAIIPADAGWAAV is encoded by the coding sequence ATGCGTTTACACGACAACGTTGTCATTATTACTGGAGCCGCCTCAGGTATGGGTCTCGCGATGGCTACCCGCTTCGCTGCCGAAGGAGCTAAGTTGGTACTTGGCGATTGGAATGCGCAGCGGCTCGAAGCAGCAGTTGCCACGATTCAAGCCAGCGGAGCCGCCGTGGTTGGCGCACAGGGGAACATTGCCGATCAAGCGACTGCCGAAGCCTTGGTTGATTTAGCCATCAGTACCTACGGCCAACTTGATGTGCTCTGCAACAACGCCGGGGTGATGGATTCAATGCAAGGAGTTGCCGAAGTTTCTGATGACATGTGGCGGCGGGTTTTGGGCATCAATCTCGAAGGCCCGATGTTCACCAGTCGGCGGGCGCTCAAATATATGTTGGAGCGTGGCAGTGGCGTGATTGTCAATGTTGCTTCGACGGCGGGGATTCATGGTGGTTCAGCTGGAGCAGCCTATACCGCCTCGAAACATGCCTTGGTTGGGTTAACGCGTAACACCGCTTGGATTTACGCCAAACGCAACATTCGCTGTAACGCGATTTGCCCAGGCGGCACAATCACCAACATCGTCGAATCGATGGATCGCAACGCGATTACTCCAGCCGATGCAGCCCGCGTTGGTGAATTTACTGCCTTGGCTCCGGCCTACCTCGAACCCTCGGATATTGCCAATTTGGCCTTGTTTTTGGCTTCGGATGAGTCGCGGCATATCAATGGGGCGATTATTCCAGCTGATGCTGGCTGGGCTGCGGTTTAG